The Xyrauchen texanus isolate HMW12.3.18 chromosome 28, RBS_HiC_50CHRs, whole genome shotgun sequence genome has a segment encoding these proteins:
- the si:dkey-221h15.4 gene encoding LOW QUALITY PROTEIN: epidermal retinol dehydrogenase 2 (The sequence of the model RefSeq protein was modified relative to this genomic sequence to represent the inferred CDS: inserted 5 bases in 5 codons; substituted 3 bases at 3 genomic stop codons): MGKTNTIVTGYKQIGGVTLKEQNKLYLRSKLTTFYQRRTNVQLLLCRSDSDMRNQIIQNFEMILLSLWFVKYISEFVLGVVFYFFEAXVRLFIPHSRKDREREIVLVTGAXIGFFLAKDLGHHDVATQVLWXVNAEALDKTAKEINSALDFLLLXKLFAYFCDCSRRTEVXKMFQQVKRDIGDVSILVNNTGMVTGKNTFTEASDSLVDRTLKVNVAAHFQTYKMFLPAMLQQKHGHLVCVSYHGGMFAMNGLADFCASKFTALGFAESITLAXSYKEGIKTTIVCLNIINTARFGGCXTKKPSFLMILDQKDAAKKIVDAILREKMYLLLPSYTSXMALKSLITAKLGIIFVNFFDGLDQMVHFRGVFLPFKKFQVPNI, translated from the exons ATGGGTAAAACAAACACAATTGTGACTGGATACAAACAGATAGGAGGTGTAACACTTAAAGAACAGAACAAACTGTACCTTAGATCCAAACTTACAACATTTTACCAGAGAAGAACCAACGTACAGCTATTGCTGTGCCGATCAGACAGTGACATGCGTAACCAGATTATTCAGAATTTTGAGATGATACTGCTCAGTCTTtggtttgtaaaatatatttctgaATTTGTTCTCGGAGTGGTCTTTTACTTTTTTGAAG TTGTTCGACTCTTTATTCCACATTCCAGAAAggat agagagagagagatagttttggTGACTGGAG GGATTGGATTTTTTTTGGCCAAAGACCTTGGCCACCATGATGTTGCAACACAAGTCCTAT ATGTAAACGCAGAGGCACTGGACAAAACAGCAAAGGAAATTAACTCTGCACT cgattttttgttgttgtaaaaacTATTTGCCTATTTCTGTGACTGTAGTAGAAGAACTGAGGTCTAAAAA ATGTTTCAGCAGGTTAAAAGAGACATTGGAGATGTGTCTATATTGGTGAACAACACCGGCATGGTAACAGGAAAAAACACTTTCACTGAAGCCTCTGACAGTCTGGTGGACAGAACACTAAAGGTCAATGTTGCTGCTCATTT TCAGACTTACAAGATGTTTCTCCCTGCTATGTTGCAACAGAAGCATGGGCACCTGGTCTGTGTTTCATACCATGGAGGGATGTTCGCTATGAATGGCCTTGCag ATTTTTGCGCAAGCAAGTTTACAGCTTTGGGGTTTGCAGAATCCATTACGCTGG GGAGCTATAAGGAAGGAATCAAAACAACAATAGTGTGCCTCAATATAATAAATACAGCAAGGTTTGGTGGTTGTTAAACAAA GAAACCATCCTTTCTTATGATCTTGGATCAGAAagatgctgcaaaaaagattgtCGATGCCATATTAAGGGAGAAGATGTACCTATTGTTACCTTCATATACTT TGATGGCACTCAAAAG TCTCATTACTGCCAAACTGGGCATCATCTTTGTGAACTTCTTTGATGGGCTGGATCAGATGGTTCATTTCAGAGGGGTTTTTCTACCCTTCAAAAAGTTTCAGGTGCCAAATATATGA
- the cad gene encoding CAD protein gives MVVKTASLILEDGTEFKGRLFGAVTSVSGEVVFQTGMVGYPEALTDPSYKCQILTLTYPLIGNYGVPEDEDGEFGLSKWFESSRIHAAALIVGEVSENPSHWSSAKSLDQWLKEQCIPGLEGVDTRRLTKKIREKGTMLGKLVVDGTSASNIPFENPDSRNLVKEVSVMEPRVFNPEGTVRITAIDCGIKYNQIRCLCQRGARVTVVPWDYPLDCNEFDGLFISNGPGNPEYCKETIENIQMVVCVENPKPVFGICLGHQLLSLVIGAKTYKMKYGNRGHNQPCVHKGTNRCFITSQNHGFAVDHQTLPKDWDVLFTNANDQTSEGIVHNHKPLFSVQFHPEHMAGPTDLVSLFDVFLDTVRDVKEGKAGKSVKQRLTEHLTFPGSPKPEEFVRPRKVLVLGSGGLSIGQAGEFDYSGSQAIKALKEENIQTVLINPNIATVQTSKGLADKVYFLPITPEYVTQVIKNERPDGVLLTFGGQTALNCGVELTKQGVLEKYKVRVLGTPVASIEMTEDRKIFVEKMEEINEHVAPSEAAVSVEQAVAAAERLGYPVLVRSAFALGGLGSGFANNREDMVTLVTQAFAHTSQVLVDKSLKGWKEIEYEVVRDAYDNCVTVCNMENIDPLGIHTGESIVVAPSQTLNDYEYNMLRNTAIKVIRHLGIVGECNIQYALNPESEQYYIIEVNARLSRSSALASKATGYPLAYVAAKLGLGIPLPVLKNSVTNSTTANFEPSLDYCVVKVPRWDLSKFLRVSTKIGSSMKSVGEVMAIGRSFEEAFQKALRMVDENCVGFDHTIKPASEEELQTPTDKRIFVLAAALHAGYTVELLYELTKIDHWFLHKMKNITDHEKLLEMYNLDESAMPPEVMRKAKQLGFSDKQIAQAVQSTELAVRKLRRDWKILPVVKQIDTVAAEWPACTNYLYLTYNGSENDVVFEQPHVMVIGSGVYRIGSSVEFDWCAVGCIMELRKMGFKTIMVNYNPETVSTDYDMCDRLYFDEISFEVVMDICEMENPEGVILSMGGQLPNNIAMSLHRQQCRILGTSPEYIDSAENRFKFSRMLDTIGISQPRWKELSDTESAIGFCETVGYPCLVRPSYVLSGVAMNVAYSDSDLEKFLSSAVAVSKEYPVVISKFIQEAKEIDVDAVACDGIVIAIAVSEHVENAGVHSGDATLVTPPQDINQKTMERIKMIVHAIGQELQVTGPFNLQLIAKDDQLKVIECNVRVSRSFPFVSKTLGVDLVALATRVIMGEEVEPVGLMKGTGIVGVKVPQFSFSRLAGADVVLGVEMTSTGEVACFGENRYEAYLKAMLSTGFKIPNENILLSIGAYKNKTELLSTVQTLESLGYNLYASLGTADFYTEHGVKVMAVDWPFEEETDCPNKDKQRNIMDYLEENHFDLVINLSMRNSGGRRLSSFMTKGYRTRRMAIDFSVPLITDIKCTKLFVQALRQIGQAPRVKTHVDSMTSQKLIRLPGLIDVHVHLREPGATHKEDFSSGTAAALAGGITMVCVMPNTNPAIIDPNSLAMAQKLAKAGCRCDYALFVGASSENATRLPSIASSTAGLKMYLNETFSTLKMDNVSQWMEHFEKWPKHLPIVAHAEKQTVAAILMVAQLYKRSVHICHVAKKEEILIIRAAKQQGIQVTCEVAPHHLFLCEDNVPTLGEGKAQVRPMLGTREDMEALWENLDIIDCFATDHAPHSLEEKNSEKPPPGYPGLETMLPLLLTAVSDGRLTIDDIIKRLYENPSRIFSLPPQEDTYVEVDLEQEWTIPTRMQFTKSKWTPFEGMKVKGKVMRVVLRGEVAYIDGQVFVPPGYGQDVKSWSVAPAGSTEALKDASKHFGEAQTPESLRQAASADLVRSRAPSPRRSAGDGRFILPPRIHHSSDPGLPPELAHPVEAYTYPPPLARILSPQAGQIMPHPQTSPLLHPLVGQHVLSVRQFSKEQMSHLFNVAHNLRLNVQKERPLDILKGKVMASMFYEVSTRTSSSFTAAMQRLGGTVVHFSESTSSTQKGESLADSVHTMSGYSDVIVLRHPTPGAVESAARHCRRPVINAGDGVGEHPTQALLDIFTIREELGTVNGMTITMVGDLKHGRTVHSLARLLTQYRITLRFVAPKNLSMPAEIIDFVASKGIKQEEFNSIEEALPDTDVLYMTRIQKERFASEEEYKACFGEFILTPHIMRGAKRKMVVMHPLPRVNEISAEVDTDPRAAYFRQAENGMYIRMALLATVLGR, from the exons ATGGTTGTAAAAACGGCATCTTTAATTTTGGAGGATGGGACGGAGTTTAAAGGCCGTCTGTTTGGTGCAGTTACTTCAGTGTCTGGTGAAGTTG TTTTCCAGACAGGAATGGTGGGTTATCCAGAAGCTCTAACTGATCCTTCTTACAAGTGCCAAATTCTAACTCTGACATACCCACTTATTGGCAATTATGGTGTTCCGGAAGATGAAGATGGAGAGTTTGGACTCAGCAAG TGGTTTGAATCTTCCCGAATCCATGCTGCTGCGCTCATTGTTGGGGAGGTCTCTGAGAATCCCAGTCACTGGAGCTCTGCCAAatctctggatcagtggctcaaAGAGCAGTGCATCCCTGGACTGGAAG GAGTTGATACTCGCCGCTTGACCAAAAAGATCAGAGAAAAGGGAACCATGCTGGGAAAACTTGTGGTGGATGGAACTTCAGCCAGTAACATTCCGTTTGAGAATCCAGACAGCAGAAATCTTGTTAAAGAAGTTTCTGTGATG GAACCAAGAGTCTTTAATCCAGAGGGTACTGTGCGAATCACTGCTATAGACTGTGGCATCAAGTACAACCAGATCCGCTGTCTGTGCCAGAGAGGGGCCAGAGTCACTGTGGTCCCCTGGGATTATCCCCTGGATTGCAATG AGTTTGATGGACTATTCATCAGTAATGGCCCTGGCAATCCTGAGTACTGCAAGGAGACCATAGAGAATATTCAGATGGTGGTATGTGTGGAGAATCCCAAACCTGTCTTTGGAATTTGCCTGGGACATCAGCTGCTGTCTCTGGTCATTGGTGCAAAGACATACAAAATGAA GTATGGTAACCGTGGTCATAACCAGCCATGCGTTCATAAAGGAACCAATCGCTGTTTCATCACCTCTCAGAATCATGGATTTGCTGTGGATCATCAAACTCTCCCAAAAGACTGGGATGTGCTCTTCACCAATGCCAATGACCAAACCAGCGAGGGCATCGTGCATAATCACAAACCACTATTCAG TGTCCAGTTCCATCCTGAGCATATGGCTGGCCCCACAGACCTCGTCAGTCTCTTTGATGTCTTTTTGGACACTGTTAGAGATGTTAAAGAGGGCAAAGCTGGAAAATCAG TTAAGCAAAGACTGACTGAGCATCTCACTTTTCCTGGGTCTCCCAAGCCAGAAGAGTTTGTAAGGCCTCGTAAAGTTCTAGTTCTAGGTTCTGGAGGGCTCTCTATTGGACAGGCTGGAGAATTTGATTATTCTGGATCTCAG GCAATAAAGGCCCTTAAAGAAGAGAACATTCAAACCGTTCTCATCAACCCAAACATTGCCACAGTGCAAACGTCAAAGGGTCTGGCAGATAAAGTCTACTTCCTCCCGATCACACCAGAGTATGTCACACAG GTGATCAAGAACGAGCGTCCAGATGGGGTCTTGCTCACATTTGGAGGTCAGACGGCCCTGAACTGTGGTGTGGAGCTCACTAAACAGGGAGTGCTGGAAAAGTACAAAGTGCGTGTGCTTGGGACCCCTGTGGCCTCCATAGAGATGACTGAAGACCGTAAGATCTTTGTGGAGAAGATGGAGGAAATCAATGAGCACGTTGCCCCCAGTGAGGCTGCGGTGTCTGTAGAACAG GCAGTGGCTGCAGCTGAAAGACTTGGCTATCCCGTGCTGGTCCGTTCTGCTTTTGCACTGGGTGGACTGGGTTCAGGCTTTGCCAACAATAGAGAGGATATGGTTACATTGGTCACCCAGGCCTTTGCACACACATCACAAGTCTTGGTTGATAAATCACTTAAGGGTTGGAAGGAAATAGAGTATGAAGTGGTGCGGGACGCCTATGACAACTGTGTTACG GTTTGTAACATGGAGAATATAGATCCTCTCGGAATCCACACTGGGGAGTCTATAGTGGTAGCCCCTAGCCAGACACTGAATGACTATGAATACAATATGTTGAGAAACACTGCCATCAAAGTTATTCGCCATTTGGGCATTGTTGGAGAGTGCAACATTCAATATGCACTGAATCCAGAGTCTGAGCAG TACTACATCATAGAAGTGAATGCCCGGCTCTCACGCAGCTCTGCATTGGCCAGCAAGGCCACAGGTTACCCACTAGCCTATGTGGCAGCCAAACTCGGCTTGGGAATCCCTCTGCCTGTCCTCAA GAATTCTGTGACCAATTCCACAACAGCCAACTTTGAGCCCAGTCTGGATTATTGTGTGGTGAAAGTTCCACGTTGGGATTTGAGCAAGTTCCTCCGAGTGAGCACTAAAATCGGCAGTTCCATGAAAAGTGTTG GTGAAGTAATGGCCATTGGTCGCAGCTTCGAAGAGGCCTTCCAGAAAGCTTTAAGAATGGTGGATGAGAACTGTGTAGGTTTTGACCATACCATCAAACCAGCATCTGAGGAG GAATTACAGACTCCCACAGACAAGCGCATCTTTGTTCTGGCAGCTGCCCTGCATGCTGGCTACACAGTCGAGCTGCTTTATGAGCTGACCAAAATAGACCACTGGTTTCTGCACAAGATGAAGAACAtcacagaccatgagaaactTCTGGAGATGTATAATCTGGACGAGAGTGCCATGCCACCTGAGGTGATGAGGAAAGCCAAGCAGCTGGGCTTCTCTGACAAACAGATTGCCCAAGCTGTGCAAAG CACTGAGCTGGCTGTAAGGAAGTTAAGACGTGATTGGAAGATCCTTCCTGTGGTCAAACAGATTGACACAGTGGCTGCGGAGTGGCCCGCTTGCACAAACTACCTGTATCTGACCTATAACGGCTCAGAAAACGATGTAGTCTTTGAGCAGCCACATGTCATGGTTATCGGCTCTGGGGTTTACCGCATTGGAAGTAGTGTGGAGTTTGATTGGTGTGCTGTTGGATGTATTATGGAGCTGAGAAAG ATGGGATTTAAAACCATTATGGTGAACTATAACCCAGAAACTGTCAGCACTGATTATGACATGTGCGATAGACTCTACTTTGATGAAATCTCCTTTGAG GTTGTGATGGACATTTGTGAGATGGAGAATCCAGAGGGAGTGATTCTGTCCATGGGTGGACAGCTGCCCAACAACATCGCCATGTCCCTTCATCGTCAACAGTGTAGAATTCTGGGAACCTCGCCTGAGTACATTGACTCTGCTGAGAACCGCTTCAAATTCTCCAGAATGCTGGACACCATTGGAATCAGCCAGCCCAGATGGAAAGAGCTGTCTGATACTGAG TCTGCCATAGGTTTCTGTGAGACAGTGGGTTATCCCTGCCTGGTGAGGCCATCGTATGTTCTCAGTGGAGTTGCTATGAATGTTGCCTACTCTGACAGTGACCTGGAGAAGTTCTTGAGCAGTGCTGTGGCCGTGTCTAAGGAATATCCTGTTGTTATTTCCAAATTCATTCAGGAGGCAAAG GAGATAGATGTGGACGCCGTGGCCTGTGATGGAATAGTCATCGCCATAGCTGTTTCAGAGCATGTGGAGAACGCAGGGGTGCATTCTGGAGATGCCACTTTGGTGACCCCTCCTCAGGACATCAACCAGAAGACCATGGAGCGCATCAAGATGATTGTCCACGCGATCGGTCAAGAGCTTCAGGTTACAGGCCCCTTCAACCTGCAGCTCATCGCCAAG GATGACCAGCTGAAGGTAATCGAATGCAACGTACGTGTCTCGCGCTCCTTCCCTTTTGTGTCCAAAACACTTGGTGTCGATCTTGTTGCCCTCGCGACAAGAGTCATAATGGGAGAGGAAGTTGAGCCTGTTGGGTTGATGAAGGGAACTGGAATTGTTGGAGTTAAG GTTCCTCAGTTCTCCTTCTCACGCCTGGCTGGAGCAGATGTTGTTCTAGGTGTTGAGATGACCAGTACTGGAGAGGTGGCCTGCTTTGGGGAGAACAGATATGAAGCCTATCTAAAGGCCATGctcagcactggcttcaaaatCCCTAATGAGAATATTCTCCTCTCCATTGGTGCCTACAAG aataagACTGAGCTTCTGTCCACTGTTCAGACTTTGGAGAGTTTGGGTTATAACTTGTATGCCAGTCTTGGAACTGCTGACTTCTATACTGAACATGGAGTCAAG GTGATGGCAGTGGACTGGCCATTTGAAGAGGAGACTGATTGTCCTAATAAAGACAAACAAAGAAACATCATGGACTATCTGGAAGAAAACCACTTTGACTTGGTCATCAATCTGTCCATGAGGAATTCTGGTGGAAGACGCCTGTCCTCCTTTATGACCAAAGGTTACCGTACACGCCGAATGGCCATCGACTTCTCTGTGCCACTCATCACTGATATTAAATGCACCAAGCTTTTTGTTCAG GCACTGAGGCAGATTGGTCAGGCTCCTCGTGTAAAGACACATGTTGATAGCATGACCTCACAGAAACTCATCCGTTTGCCTG GTCTGATTGATGTTCATGTGCACCTTCGTGAACCCGGTGCCACCCATAAAGAGGACTTCTCCTCGGGCACAGCTGCCGCCCTGGCTGGAGGAATCACCATGGTGTGTGTCATGCCCAACACCAACCCTGCCATCATTGACCCCAACTCCCTCGCAATGGCTCAGAAG CTTGCCAAGGCTGGGTGCCGCTGTGATTATGCTCTCTTTGTGGGAGCATCATCTGAAAACGCCACTCGTCTTCCATCCATTGCAAGCTCTACAGCTGGCCTGAAGATGTACTTAAATGAAACCTTCTCCACTTTAAAAATGGACAATGTTTCTCAATGGATGGAG CACTTTGAAAAGTGGCCAAAGCACCTGCCCATTGTGGCACATGCGGAGAAACAGACTGTGGCTGCGATCTTGATGGTGGCACAACTGTATAAGAGATCTGTTCACATCTGCCATGTTGCCAAGAAAGAAGAG ATTCTGATCATCcgagctgctaaacaacaagggATCCAGGTGACATGTGAAGTGGCTCCTCACCATCTCTTCCTGTGTGAAGATAATGTGCCCACCCTTGGGGAAGGCAAGGCACAAGTACGGCCCATGCTGGGTACACGCGAGGACATGGAGGCATTGTGGGAGAATCTAGATATCATTGACTGTTTTGCTACAGACCATG CTCCTCATTCATTAGAGGAGAAGAACTCTGAGAAACCACCTCCAGGTTATCCAGGCCTGGAGACCATGCTACCTCTGCTGCTCACAGCAGTCAGCGATGGACGCTTAACcattgatgacatcatcaaaCGACTCTACGAGAACCCCAGTAGAATATTCTCTCTTCCTCCTCAAGAGGACACTTATGTGGAG GTGGATTTGGAGCAAGAATGGACAATTCCAACACGCATGCAGTTCACCAAGTCAAAGTGGACTCCTTTTGAGGGCATGAAAGTGAAGGGAAAAGTCATGAGGGTGGTGTTGAGAGGAGAAGTTGCATACATTGATGGGCAG GTGTTTGTACCTCCAGGTTATGGTCAAGATGTGAAGTCCTGGTCAGTGGCCCCTGCAGGATCCACTGAGGCATTAAAGGATGCTTCTAAG cattttggtGAGGCACAGACTCCTGAGAGCCTCCGTCAGGCAGCATCTGCTGATTTGGTCCGTAGCCGCGCCCCGAGCCCACGCCGGTCAGCTGGGGATGGACGCTTCATTCTCCCACCTCGTATCCACCACTCGTCTGATCCTGGTCTACCTCCAG AATTGGCTCACCCAGTGGAGGCATATACGTACCCTCCTCCACTGGCCAGGATCCTGTCACCTCAGGCTGGACAGATCATGCCCCATCCCCAGACCTCCCCACTGCTGCACCCACTGGTGGGCCAGCATGTACTGTCCGTTCGGCAGTTCAGCAAAGAACAG ATGTCTCACCTGTTCAATGTGGCACATAATCTTCGTCTCAATGTGCAGAAAGAAAGACCCTTAGACATTTTAAAG GGTAAAGTCATGGCATCCATGTTCTATGAGGTGAGCACTCGCACCAGTAGCTCATTCACTGCAGCCATGCAGCGTCTGGGAGGCACAGTGGTGCATTTCAGCGAGTCTACGTCCTCCACACAGAAGGGGGAGTCTTTGGCTGACTCTGTTCACACCATGAGTGGCTACTCTGATGTCATAGTTCTGCGCCACCCTACACCTGGAGCTGTAGAG AGTGCAGCGAGGCATTGTCGGCGACCTGTAATCAATGCTGGAGATGGAGTTGGAGAACATCCCACTCAGGCTCTTCTGGACATATTTACCATCCGAGAGGAACTGGGAACAGTCAACGGCATGACT ATTACCATGGTAGGCGATCTGAAACATGGCCGCACTGTGCATTCTTTGGCCAGACTACTCACTCAGTACAGGATAACTTTGCGCTTCGTGGCCCCAAAGAACCTCAGCATGCCTGCCGAAATCATTGACTTTGTGGCCTCCAAAGGGATAAAACAG GAAGAGTTTAACAGCATTGAAGAGGCCCTCCCAGACACTGACGTCCTGTATATGACGAGGATACAGAAAGAACGATTTGCCTCTGAAGAAGAGTACAAAGCA TGTTTTGGCGAGTTCATCCTAACCCCCCATATCATGAGGGGAGCCAAAAGGAAGATGGTGGTTATGCATCCTCTGCCTAGAGTCAATGAGATCAG TGCTGAGGTGGACACGGATCCTCGAGCTGCTTATTTCCGGCAGGCAGAGAATGGGATGTATATTCGGATGGCACTGCTGGCCACTGTGCTGGGAAGATGA